The Vibrio tarriae genome includes a window with the following:
- the trhO gene encoding oxygen-dependent tRNA uridine(34) hydroxylase TrhO, with the protein MSQYVVCALYKFVELNHYQELRAPLLALMEENHIRGTLLLAQEGINGTVASSRQGIDALLAWLENEPSLKGTVYKESFASEPPFNRTKVKLKKEIVTMGVEGIDPRHVVGTYVKPQDWNALISDPEVLVVDTRNDYEVQLGTFKNALNPKTETFREFPHYVQENLDPQKHKKVAMFCTGGIRCEKSTAYLKEQGFEEVYHLEGGILKYLEEVPQEQSLWEGDCYVFDGRVAVGHGLAESDYQICNACRLPITEADKQSEQYEQGVSCPRCFGSHTEEQLERFREREKQVQLAKLRGESHIGEESATLIEKRRAEKLARKAAQRGQKG; encoded by the coding sequence ATGAGTCAATATGTTGTCTGTGCGCTCTACAAGTTTGTTGAGCTCAATCATTACCAAGAGCTAAGAGCACCGCTGCTGGCACTGATGGAAGAGAACCACATTCGCGGCACATTATTGCTGGCGCAAGAAGGCATTAACGGTACGGTCGCTTCTTCTCGCCAAGGGATTGATGCGCTGCTGGCGTGGCTAGAAAACGAACCGAGTTTAAAAGGCACTGTGTATAAAGAGTCTTTTGCCTCTGAGCCGCCGTTTAACCGTACTAAGGTCAAACTCAAAAAAGAGATTGTGACTATGGGCGTAGAAGGCATAGATCCACGTCATGTAGTGGGCACTTATGTGAAGCCGCAAGATTGGAACGCGCTGATTTCTGATCCTGAAGTCTTGGTGGTGGATACCCGAAACGATTACGAAGTACAGCTTGGCACCTTTAAAAACGCGCTCAACCCAAAAACGGAGACGTTCCGCGAGTTTCCACACTATGTGCAGGAAAACCTTGATCCGCAAAAGCACAAGAAAGTCGCCATGTTCTGTACTGGCGGGATCCGCTGTGAAAAATCCACCGCATATTTGAAAGAGCAAGGCTTTGAAGAGGTGTATCACCTTGAAGGCGGCATCTTGAAATATCTTGAAGAAGTGCCTCAAGAGCAAAGCTTGTGGGAGGGGGATTGTTATGTGTTTGACGGGCGCGTTGCGGTAGGGCATGGCCTTGCCGAAAGTGACTATCAAATTTGTAATGCTTGCCGTTTGCCTATCACAGAGGCAGATAAGCAGAGTGAGCAGTATGAACAAGGCGTCAGCTGTCCGCGTTGCTTTGGATCACACACGGAAGAGCAGCTAGAGCGTTTCCGTGAGCGTGAAAAGCAAGTCCAGCTAGCGAAACTGCGTGGTGAAAGCCATATCGGAGAGGAGAGTGCGACACTGATTGAAAAACGCCGCGCGGAAAAGCTGGCGCGCAAAGCGGCGCAGCGTGGCCAGAAAGGTTAG
- the cspE gene encoding transcription antiterminator/RNA stability regulator CspE, with translation MSNKTTGLVKWFNETKGFGFITPDNGGADLFVHFKSIVSDGFKTLAEGQKVAFNVEQGNKGPQAANVTLL, from the coding sequence ATGTCTAATAAAACAACTGGTCTAGTAAAATGGTTTAACGAAACTAAAGGTTTTGGATTTATCACCCCTGACAACGGAGGTGCTGATCTATTCGTTCATTTCAAATCAATTGTTAGTGACGGCTTTAAAACATTAGCTGAAGGCCAAAAAGTTGCTTTCAACGTAGAACAAGGTAATAAAGGCCCTCAAGCTGCTAACGTTACTTTGTTATAA
- the nrfF gene encoding heme lyase NrfEFG subunit NrfF — MLLRLVFFLFFIVSPLQSWGSVPFSSSEGVNAVEFFEFDSDQQQRMATELAKSLRCPQCQNQNLIESNSPIAKDLRFKVFVMVKEGKSEQEIVDYMVERFGDFVLYQPPFKVQTWLLWLTPVVILSLFLIYAARLVRRK, encoded by the coding sequence TTGTTACTCCGGCTGGTTTTCTTTCTCTTTTTTATCGTATCGCCACTGCAAAGTTGGGGGAGTGTTCCTTTCTCAAGCTCAGAAGGCGTTAATGCTGTTGAGTTTTTTGAGTTTGATTCCGATCAGCAGCAACGTATGGCGACCGAGTTGGCGAAATCATTGCGCTGCCCGCAGTGCCAAAACCAGAACTTGATTGAATCAAATTCGCCGATAGCCAAAGACTTACGTTTTAAAGTGTTTGTGATGGTAAAAGAGGGGAAAAGCGAACAAGAGATTGTCGACTACATGGTTGAACGCTTCGGTGATTTTGTGTTGTACCAACCGCCATTCAAAGTCCAAACTTGGCTGCTGTGGTTGACCCCTGTGGTTATTTTGAGTCTCTTTTTGATCTACGCCGCCCGATTGGTGCGGCGTAAATAG
- a CDS encoding DsbE family thiol:disulfide interchange protein, whose translation MLKAKANVIRLLSVVLVIGGVLAAIGLGLENKNTNKAEASVVKQLPVFDVPDLLDPNTRVTQQDFLISDYKLLNVWASWCGSCLSEHEFLNTLAQQGVPIYGLNYRDEPRAATRYLQQNGNPFVKVAQDPQGSVALDLGVIGTPETYLINSAGEIVFKYSGQLTQEKWQRYFQAYFKQES comes from the coding sequence GTGTTGAAAGCCAAAGCCAACGTTATACGCTTGCTTAGTGTGGTCTTAGTGATTGGTGGTGTGCTCGCCGCGATTGGCTTGGGTTTGGAAAATAAAAATACCAACAAGGCAGAAGCGAGTGTAGTCAAACAGTTACCGGTGTTTGATGTCCCAGATTTACTCGACCCAAACACACGCGTAACGCAGCAAGATTTTCTCATTTCAGACTACAAACTTCTCAATGTGTGGGCTTCATGGTGTGGTAGTTGTTTGAGTGAGCATGAATTTTTAAACACCTTAGCTCAGCAAGGTGTCCCCATTTATGGCTTAAATTATCGGGATGAACCCCGCGCGGCGACACGTTATTTGCAGCAGAACGGCAACCCGTTTGTCAAAGTAGCTCAAGATCCACAAGGCTCTGTGGCGTTAGATCTTGGTGTGATAGGCACACCGGAGACGTATTTGATCAACTCGGCAGGAGAGATTGTTTTTAAATATTCAGGGCAATTGACCCAAGAAAAATGGCAACGTTATTTTCAAGCTTACTTTAAACAGGAGAGTTAA
- a CDS encoding heme lyase CcmF/NrfE family subunit, with the protein MSDLGLFLLILVAVLSTAMSLWGLSCFRALSLHLSSFEPQQILLTKTCRLVFLCAFSALVLLAYAFITDNFALHYVSSHSNSALPVFFKVAAVWGGHEGSMLFWVMTLAGWSAVISYQRCYPQSYQFKVLTLMNALVAMFAWFTLFTSNPFELNAVLPSEGRDLNPMLQDVALIFHPPLLYLGYVGYSTVLAFALAALLEKEIPSQWVEWCQPWAMGAWLFLTLGIGLGSWWAYYELGWGGWWFWDPVENASLLPWLTGTALCHTLLANRYHGVLQRWCYVLALMTFSLSIIGTFIVRSGVLTSVHAFAVDPDKGIVLLGILALVLLVGLGSLVLRLDEIRSAPLTHWWSAPFLMLIATGLLAIVAFTVGMGTFYPMLYTLFGFGSISVGAPYFNAMILPFVFLGLLALGAVPLIKHKNRRRIALGLALLSTLLGTTLYCLQVDNPVLWVQLFWILGCWVASTHLLCLLEKRTRAIPMVMAHLGLAFLAVGAAMNAEHSQEIAKKMAQGDTLTFMQWQVTYQDMNWAIGPNYTLEKAQFIWQKEGASSFIMEPERRHYPVRVMNMNEPALHGLWNGDLYVTLGSKFSEQSHSAKSYAVKSYAVKLQFKAYIGWIWLAVLMFVMGSVLALVSRRKGRRVQSVESQSQRYTLA; encoded by the coding sequence ATGAGTGACTTAGGGCTGTTTTTACTCATTCTGGTCGCCGTGTTAAGCACGGCGATGAGCCTTTGGGGGCTAAGTTGCTTTCGCGCTCTTTCCTTACATCTATCGAGTTTTGAGCCACAGCAAATATTGCTTACCAAAACCTGCCGACTGGTGTTCCTTTGCGCTTTCTCGGCCTTGGTGCTGTTAGCGTATGCGTTCATCACTGACAATTTTGCGCTGCATTATGTTTCATCCCACTCCAATTCTGCGCTGCCTGTGTTTTTCAAAGTGGCAGCTGTATGGGGAGGGCATGAAGGATCGATGCTGTTTTGGGTGATGACATTGGCTGGTTGGTCTGCAGTGATCTCCTATCAGCGTTGTTACCCGCAATCGTATCAGTTCAAAGTGCTGACCTTGATGAATGCGCTGGTGGCCATGTTCGCGTGGTTTACCTTGTTCACCTCCAACCCCTTTGAATTAAATGCAGTTTTGCCGAGCGAGGGGAGAGATTTAAACCCGATGCTGCAAGATGTCGCGCTGATTTTTCATCCTCCTTTGCTGTATCTCGGCTATGTGGGTTACTCCACAGTGTTGGCGTTTGCTCTGGCCGCGTTATTGGAAAAAGAGATCCCCAGCCAGTGGGTGGAATGGTGCCAGCCGTGGGCAATGGGCGCGTGGCTGTTTTTAACCTTAGGCATCGGGCTAGGTTCATGGTGGGCGTATTACGAACTCGGCTGGGGTGGTTGGTGGTTCTGGGATCCGGTTGAAAACGCATCTTTACTGCCTTGGCTGACCGGAACGGCGCTGTGTCACACCTTATTGGCTAACCGATACCACGGTGTATTGCAGCGTTGGTGTTATGTGTTGGCGCTGATGACTTTCAGTTTAAGCATCATAGGCACGTTTATTGTGCGCTCTGGTGTACTGACTTCCGTACATGCGTTTGCGGTTGACCCCGACAAAGGTATCGTCTTACTCGGCATTCTTGCTTTGGTGCTGCTTGTGGGCTTGGGCAGTCTTGTCCTGCGTTTAGACGAGATTCGCTCTGCACCTCTTACTCACTGGTGGAGTGCGCCATTTTTAATGCTGATCGCGACAGGGTTACTGGCCATCGTCGCATTTACCGTGGGCATGGGTACCTTTTACCCCATGTTGTACACCTTGTTTGGGTTTGGCAGCATTTCAGTGGGCGCGCCGTATTTCAATGCCATGATTTTGCCTTTTGTCTTCTTGGGCCTGCTGGCATTAGGCGCTGTTCCATTAATCAAACACAAAAACCGACGACGAATCGCGTTAGGGCTAGCGCTTCTTTCAACACTGCTGGGAACCACGCTGTATTGCCTGCAAGTCGATAACCCTGTGTTGTGGGTTCAACTATTCTGGATTTTGGGATGCTGGGTTGCCAGCACACATTTGCTCTGTTTATTGGAGAAAAGAACGCGCGCGATCCCTATGGTGATGGCGCATTTGGGTTTGGCATTTCTGGCCGTGGGCGCGGCGATGAATGCTGAACACTCGCAGGAAATCGCGAAAAAAATGGCACAGGGAGACACGCTGACGTTTATGCAGTGGCAGGTGACTTATCAGGACATGAACTGGGCGATAGGGCCGAATTACACGCTAGAGAAAGCGCAATTTATATGGCAAAAAGAGGGGGCGAGTTCTTTTATCATGGAGCCTGAACGCCGTCACTATCCAGTACGAGTGATGAACATGAATGAACCTGCTTTGCATGGACTGTGGAATGGGGATTTGTACGTTACGCTTGGTAGCAAGTTTAGCGAACAGAGCCATTCTGCAAAAAGCTATGCCGTAAAGAGTTACGCTGTGAAGTTACAATTCAAAGCTTATATAGGTTGGATATGGTTAGCGGTACTGATGTTTGTAATGGGCAGCGTGCTGGCGTTAGTGAGTCGCAGGAAAGGGAGGAGAGTGCAGAGTGTTGAAAGCCAAAGCCAACGTTATACGCTTGCTTAG
- the nrfD gene encoding cytochrome c nitrite reductase subunit NrfD produces MSTLQTAFHFDSLVWDWIIAIYLFLAGMSAGAVMISLYLKRNVIQGDAAENGIIKATAWLAPFGIIAGLTILIFHLTKPLEFWKIMIYYNPTSVMSMGVILFQVYMAVLFVWIGIIFRPVIMRLLKGKFTFVDGLLLKAKQFENGIEIFLAILAITLAAYTGFLLSALKTYPMLNNPVLPILFLFSSLSSGFAACLMVGVWIFKEPMNSPSIAWLHRFERPTVLFELFVLVTFFTGLIFSGGQAQASAWNAISGGFWANWLWYGVIALGMVLPLLLNALSPKSLKHSLGFVLFVTSLSLLGVLMLRTFVLYAGQMTAI; encoded by the coding sequence ATGAGCACTTTACAAACCGCTTTTCATTTTGATTCTTTAGTGTGGGATTGGATTATTGCCATCTATTTATTTTTGGCAGGGATGTCCGCGGGTGCAGTCATGATTTCGCTCTATTTGAAACGCAACGTGATACAAGGCGATGCGGCAGAAAATGGGATTATTAAAGCGACCGCTTGGCTGGCACCGTTCGGAATTATTGCTGGCCTGACGATTTTGATTTTCCACCTCACTAAGCCACTCGAGTTTTGGAAGATCATGATTTATTACAACCCCACCTCAGTGATGTCGATGGGGGTGATTTTGTTTCAAGTGTATATGGCGGTGTTGTTCGTTTGGATCGGGATTATTTTCAGACCTGTGATCATGCGACTCTTGAAGGGAAAATTCACCTTTGTGGATGGTTTGCTGCTGAAAGCCAAGCAATTTGAAAATGGGATTGAAATTTTCCTCGCCATTTTAGCCATTACTCTTGCGGCTTATACGGGCTTCCTGCTTTCGGCATTAAAAACTTATCCGATGCTGAATAATCCGGTGTTGCCAATCCTGTTCTTATTCTCCAGTCTTTCATCTGGTTTCGCGGCTTGTTTGATGGTTGGGGTGTGGATCTTTAAAGAGCCGATGAACAGCCCAAGCATTGCCTGGCTGCACAGATTTGAGCGCCCAACGGTATTGTTTGAGTTGTTTGTGTTAGTGACTTTCTTTACTGGGCTGATTTTCAGTGGTGGTCAAGCACAGGCTTCCGCGTGGAATGCCATTTCAGGCGGCTTTTGGGCTAACTGGCTTTGGTACGGAGTGATTGCACTTGGTATGGTGCTGCCTTTGTTGCTGAATGCGCTGTCGCCAAAATCCCTCAAACATTCGCTCGGCTTTGTACTGTTTGTCACCTCGCTCAGTTTACTTGGGGTGTTAATGTTGCGTACCTTTGTGTTGTACGCCGGACAGATGACCGCCATTTGA
- the nrfC gene encoding cytochrome c nitrite reductase Fe-S protein — translation MSCSRRHFLAGSGALIMTTGIAGTAVINSRYVLAAVQEEGNKRYAMVHDETACIGCTACTEACREVNKVPEGVSRLEIIRSAPQGEFPNVDYRFTRKSCQHCENPPCVYVCPTGAAYKDEATGIVDVHKARCVGCGYCLAACPYQVRFFHPVTHSADKCNFCRDTNLAQGKQPACVESCPTKALTFGDLNDPTSAVNQLLATRTVYRDKVQLGTSPKLYKIPHQKGEV, via the coding sequence ATGAGCTGTTCAAGACGTCATTTTCTCGCGGGTTCCGGAGCTTTAATCATGACCACGGGCATTGCGGGTACGGCCGTGATCAATAGTCGCTATGTGCTTGCTGCTGTGCAGGAAGAGGGTAATAAACGATACGCCATGGTACATGATGAAACCGCTTGTATTGGGTGTACCGCATGTACCGAAGCGTGTCGTGAAGTGAACAAAGTGCCTGAAGGAGTCTCCCGTTTGGAGATTATTCGCAGTGCTCCGCAAGGTGAGTTTCCGAATGTGGACTACCGTTTTACTCGCAAATCTTGCCAACATTGTGAGAATCCGCCTTGCGTCTATGTCTGCCCAACAGGGGCCGCTTACAAAGATGAAGCGACAGGCATTGTTGATGTGCATAAGGCACGCTGTGTGGGTTGTGGTTACTGCCTTGCGGCTTGCCCTTATCAAGTGCGCTTTTTCCATCCGGTCACTCATTCGGCGGATAAGTGTAACTTCTGCCGTGATACCAATCTGGCACAGGGCAAACAGCCTGCGTGTGTGGAATCTTGCCCCACTAAGGCGCTGACATTTGGCGATTTAAACGATCCGACCAGTGCAGTCAATCAACTGCTGGCTACCCGCACGGTGTATCGAGATAAAGTCCAGCTGGGTACTAGCCCTAAACTGTATAAAATCCCGCATCAGAAAGGGGAGGTGTAA
- the nrfB gene encoding cytochrome c nitrite reductase pentaheme subunit: protein MGKVQFAIAIMLKSLLAFCLYGYSIYAVAEPSDIKSEVSPQRHEVTLIRDADYKCVQCHKDAKNTLLESHSEQALQRVGRELNCTNCHSNIGPEHRNGAEDVTKYFSAQSQPGTEKVYLEPEQILQANSVCMDCHRSKKLREKSWTHDVHAKNLTCSNCHTVHAMDAKVLSFDHKQKIKLCVDCHSDFKAKEEEK, encoded by the coding sequence ATGGGCAAAGTTCAATTTGCCATAGCCATAATGCTGAAGTCCCTTCTTGCATTTTGTCTCTATGGATATTCTATTTATGCCGTTGCGGAACCTTCCGATATAAAATCGGAGGTATCTCCACAACGCCATGAAGTCACTCTCATCCGTGATGCTGATTACAAATGTGTTCAGTGTCATAAGGATGCCAAAAATACACTGCTTGAATCGCACAGTGAGCAAGCGCTACAACGAGTGGGGCGTGAGCTGAACTGTACTAATTGCCACAGTAATATTGGCCCTGAACACCGTAATGGCGCTGAGGACGTGACCAAATACTTCAGTGCACAATCGCAACCGGGTACAGAAAAGGTTTATCTGGAACCTGAACAAATTCTGCAAGCCAATAGTGTTTGTATGGACTGTCATCGGTCGAAGAAGCTACGTGAAAAAAGTTGGACGCACGATGTGCATGCAAAAAACCTCACTTGCTCTAATTGCCACACCGTACATGCCATGGATGCCAAAGTGCTGAGCTTTGACCACAAGCAGAAGATAAAGCTATGTGTCGATTGCCATTCCGATTTCAAAGCGAAGGAAGAGGAGAAATAA
- the nrfA gene encoding ammonia-forming nitrite reductase cytochrome c552 subunit has translation MSATSLGVASLSVSAATENQLADPRNEAYQAQHPDQYKTWKETSESKPIEDALAEDPNMVVLWAGYGFAKDYNKPRGHFYALDDVRQTLRTGGPTDANSGPMPMACWSCKSPDVARVIEERGEDGYFEGKWARLGEEISNPIGCADCHDTRSEAFKNGEPALKITRPYVERAYQTIGKPFDQMSRLDQQAGVCGQCHVEYYFSGPTKAVKFPWDMGTDVDSMERYYDALNFSDWTHQLSKAPMIKAQHPEYETWRAGIHGKNNVVCADCHMPKVKNEDGTVYTDHKIGNPFDRFENTCANCHTQSKDELKNIVATRKAQVLKMKLTAEKQIVAAHFEAAAAWKAGATEQEMQSILQDIRHAQWRWDYSIASHGVHMHAPEVALEVLGTAVDRAADARTKLARLLATKGITDPIKQPDISSKEKAQAALGMDMEKMKAEKQHFLDTVVPEWDKKAEQREANY, from the coding sequence GTGAGCGCAACTTCCTTGGGAGTGGCGAGTCTTAGTGTGTCTGCAGCAACAGAAAACCAACTTGCAGATCCACGTAATGAGGCATATCAGGCGCAACACCCTGATCAATACAAAACATGGAAAGAGACGTCAGAAAGTAAACCTATCGAAGATGCTCTGGCCGAAGATCCCAACATGGTTGTGTTATGGGCAGGCTACGGTTTTGCAAAAGATTATAACAAGCCTCGTGGGCATTTTTACGCCCTAGACGATGTTCGCCAAACCTTACGGACTGGCGGTCCAACCGATGCTAATTCTGGCCCAATGCCCATGGCTTGTTGGAGCTGTAAATCACCCGATGTGGCAAGAGTGATCGAAGAACGCGGTGAAGACGGTTATTTCGAAGGTAAATGGGCGCGTTTAGGTGAAGAAATTTCTAACCCGATTGGTTGTGCAGACTGCCATGACACGCGCAGTGAGGCGTTCAAAAACGGCGAACCGGCACTGAAAATCACCCGTCCTTATGTAGAACGTGCCTACCAGACGATTGGTAAACCCTTTGATCAAATGTCACGTCTCGATCAACAAGCGGGCGTGTGTGGTCAGTGCCACGTGGAATACTATTTCTCAGGTCCTACCAAGGCCGTGAAATTCCCTTGGGATATGGGGACCGATGTGGACTCCATGGAGCGCTATTACGATGCACTGAATTTTAGTGACTGGACGCACCAACTCTCTAAAGCTCCGATGATTAAGGCGCAGCACCCTGAATATGAAACGTGGCGTGCTGGTATCCATGGCAAAAATAATGTGGTGTGTGCCGATTGCCACATGCCTAAAGTGAAAAACGAAGATGGCACAGTGTATACCGACCATAAAATCGGTAACCCATTTGATCGCTTTGAAAATACCTGTGCCAATTGCCATACCCAAAGCAAAGATGAGTTGAAAAACATTGTCGCAACTCGTAAAGCTCAAGTACTGAAAATGAAGCTGACGGCTGAAAAACAGATCGTTGCAGCACACTTTGAAGCCGCAGCGGCATGGAAAGCCGGTGCAACGGAGCAAGAGATGCAATCTATCTTGCAAGATATCCGTCATGCACAATGGCGTTGGGACTACTCCATCGCTTCACATGGTGTGCACATGCATGCGCCTGAAGTCGCTTTGGAAGTGCTGGGAACCGCGGTGGATCGCGCGGCGGATGCACGAACTAAACTGGCGCGCCTATTAGCGACTAAAGGCATCACTGACCCAATTAAGCAGCCTGATATCTCAAGTAAAGAGAAAGCCCAAGCAGCCTTAGGCATGGATATGGAGAAGATGAAAGCCGAAAAACAACACTTCCTCGACACTGTCGTACCTGAATGGGATAAGAAAGCCGAGCAACGCGAAGCGAACTATTAG
- a CDS encoding cytochrome C heme lyase — MDWMTLILGAAVVVAMAVYLVIRTPRRVAVGFVGVVTIVSVGLFLWMQQPEPKAQVKAETKSLAQTMSDVQEALRKDPNQADLWFSLGQGYLLESDFPAATQCFDYAIRLTEFPTANQYSAKATALYYQHKQNMSDDVTQLLNTALDIEPFNETALTLIAQDHMISFRYQQAVETWLHLLDSPDLALDRAKIIQQLELAKSRVVKAS; from the coding sequence ATGGATTGGATGACGCTGATACTGGGTGCCGCTGTGGTAGTGGCAATGGCGGTTTATCTGGTGATTCGAACACCACGCCGAGTCGCAGTTGGGTTTGTTGGTGTTGTGACTATAGTCAGCGTAGGGCTTTTTTTATGGATGCAGCAGCCAGAGCCTAAAGCCCAAGTTAAGGCCGAAACAAAATCACTGGCTCAGACGATGAGTGATGTGCAGGAAGCGTTACGCAAAGATCCCAATCAAGCCGATTTATGGTTCTCTCTGGGGCAAGGCTATTTACTAGAGAGTGATTTTCCCGCGGCTACGCAATGTTTTGATTACGCGATTCGATTGACCGAGTTTCCGACCGCCAACCAATATTCCGCCAAAGCGACAGCGCTTTACTACCAACATAAGCAAAACATGAGTGATGACGTGACTCAGCTTTTGAATACGGCTTTAGACATCGAGCCTTTTAATGAAACGGCACTAACGCTGATTGCTCAAGATCACATGATCAGCTTTCGGTATCAGCAGGCGGTCGAAACTTGGCTTCATTTATTGGATTCTCCCGATCTCGCTCTCGATAGAGCTAAAATCATTCAACAATTGGAGTTGGCAAAATCACGAGTGGTCAAAGCTAGCTAA